In one Sphingobacterium daejeonense genomic region, the following are encoded:
- a CDS encoding YcbK family protein produces MTLKELKDLCLKNNIKVDGDHITFNASTPNFQLTKNFKLHEFLTKNRKDTTTKINLKIILELQQLRTIFGSPIGISSSYRSPSYNKSVNGATASQHIYGNALDTYPINGDIKGWLSCVVKNKKQGGVGHYPTFVHIDTGATRFWKG; encoded by the coding sequence ATGACACTTAAAGAATTAAAAGATTTATGTTTAAAGAACAATATTAAAGTAGATGGAGACCACATAACATTTAATGCATCCACTCCGAACTTTCAACTAACCAAGAATTTCAAACTTCATGAGTTCTTGACCAAGAACAGAAAAGATACCACAACCAAAATCAACCTTAAAATTATATTGGAACTTCAACAGTTGAGAACAATATTCGGTTCACCGATTGGAATTAGTTCAAGCTATAGGTCACCTAGCTATAATAAGTCAGTAAACGGTGCAACTGCAAGTCAACACATATACGGCAATGCACTGGACACATACCCAATAAATGGTGATATTAAAGGTTGGTTATCCTGTGTAGTTAAAAATAAAAAACAAGGTGGTGTAGGTCATTATCCCACTTTTGTGCACATTGACACTGGTGCAACAAGATTTTGGAAGGGTTAA